One window from the genome of Mustela lutreola isolate mMusLut2 chromosome 11, mMusLut2.pri, whole genome shotgun sequence encodes:
- the XBP1 gene encoding LOW QUALITY PROTEIN: X-box-binding protein 1 (The sequence of the model RefSeq protein was modified relative to this genomic sequence to represent the inferred CDS: deleted 2 bases in 1 codon) yields MVVVAPAQSPAAGAPKVLLLSGKPAAAAAAAGAPAGRALPLMVPGPRGASPEAASGGPPQARKRQRLTHLSPEEKALRRKLKNRVAAQTARDRKKARMSELEQQVVDLEEENQKLLLENQLLREKTHGLVVENQELRQRLGMDALVTEEEVETQTKGNGARPVAGSAERSTQTTCTSAAGAGPVVTPPEHLPMDSDSVDSSDSESDILLGILFNLDPVMFFRCPSPESPSLEQHPEAHPEGPSSLPASPSPSLGTSSAKLEAINELIRFDHVYTKPLVLEIPSETESQANVVVKIEEAPFSPSEKDHSEFTVSVKEELVEDDFIPELGTSDLLSSSHCLKPSSCLLDAYSDCGYEGSPSPLSDMSSLLGVDHSWEETFANELFPQLISV; encoded by the exons ATGGTGGTGGTGGCACCCGCGCAGAGCCCGGCCGCCGGGGCCCCCAAAGTGCTGCTTCTGTCCGGCaagcccgccgccgccgccgccgccgccggagcCCCGGCCGGCCGGGCTCTGCCACTCATGGTGCCGGGCCCGCGAGGGGCCAGCCCCGAGGCGGCAAGCGGGGGGCCGCCCCAGGCACGCAAGCGACAGCGCCTCACGCACCTGAGCCCCGAGGAGAAGGCGCTGCGGAG gaaactgaaaaacagagTAGCAGCCCAGACTGCCAGAGACCGAAAGAAAGCTCGAATGAGTGAGCTGGAACAGCAAGTGGTAGATTTGGAGGAAGAG AACCAAAAACTTTTGTTAGAAAATCAACTTTTGCGAGAGAAAACTCATGGCCTTGTAGTTGAGAACCAGGAGTTAAGACAGCGCTTGGGGATGGATGCCCTGGTTACTGAAGAGGAGGTGGAGACCCAGACCAAG GGGAATGGAGCGAGGCCAGTGGCCGGGTCTGCTGAG CGCAGCACTCAGACTACGTGCACCTCTGCAGCAGGTGCAGGCCCAGTTGTCACCCCTCCAGAACATCTCCCCATGGATTCTGACAGCGTTGACTCTTCAGACTCTGAG TCTGATATCCTGTTGGGTATTCTGTTCAACTTGGATCCAGTCATGTTCTTCAGATGTCCTTCCCCAGAGTCTCCCAGCCTGGAGCAGCATCCAGAAGCCCATCCAGAAGGACCCAGTTCCTTACCAGCCTCCCCTTCTCCATCACTGGGGACGTCATCAGCCAAGCTGGAAGCCATTAATGAACTGATTCGTTTTGATCACGTATACACCAAGCCCCTAGTCTTAGAGATACCCTCTGAGACAGAGAGCCAAGCTAATGTGGTAGTGAAAATTGAGGAAGCACCTTTCAGCCCCTCAGAGAAAGATCACTCTGAATTCACTGTCTCAGTGAAGGAAGAACTTGTAGAAGATGACTTCATTCCAGAGCTGGGCACCTCAGATCTACTTTCATCCAGCCACTGCCTAAAGCCATCTTCCTGTCTACTGGATGCTTATAGTGACTGTGGATATGAGGGCTCCCCTTCTCCCTTGAGCGACATGTCCTCTCTGCTTGGTGTAGACCATTCTTGGGAGGAAACTTTTGCTAATGAACTCTTTCCTCAGCTGATTAGTGTCTAA